Proteins encoded by one window of Phenylobacterium soli:
- a CDS encoding AAA family ATPase, giving the protein MGAISLKRWSPAPAQSAGERARVGLSSELGLRPDQLHALAAQFPDADLQVIEAHGVAPQLDVLVTRSRPGAEPLATSGRCGESCRVVMVLEAPNLKLSRMLLSSGVADVLHEPLNDVDLALSLERALASRPERAAPTSRSGEVVALLKAGGGVGATSLGVQALTVLSAGGLKVCYADLDLQWGAAALYLDLPDALNVADCLAAGDSLGETAFIERLATHRCGARVLAAPNEVAPLEMLDPRRAEAIVTALRHQMDLVLIDLPADWTAWTDHLLHMADRVVLVTRLTVGNVQLTKRQLRMLSNQHLDGTPLTLVCNAVTSEQQQALPIKAAERALGRAFDLVIPDEGRAMREALNQGVELSATPRGGKLLKSVNSLAGAMRPAATAGVATR; this is encoded by the coding sequence ATGGGGGCCATTTCCCTGAAGCGATGGAGTCCGGCGCCGGCGCAGAGCGCCGGCGAGCGGGCGCGGGTCGGCCTGTCGAGCGAACTGGGGCTGCGCCCCGACCAGCTCCACGCCCTGGCCGCGCAATTCCCCGACGCTGACCTGCAGGTCATCGAGGCCCATGGGGTCGCGCCCCAGCTCGACGTCTTGGTCACTCGCTCGCGGCCGGGCGCCGAGCCCCTGGCGACATCGGGCCGCTGCGGCGAGTCCTGTCGCGTCGTGATGGTGCTCGAAGCCCCGAACCTCAAGCTCAGCCGCATGCTGCTCTCCAGCGGCGTGGCCGACGTGCTGCACGAGCCGCTGAATGACGTCGATCTGGCGCTGTCTCTGGAGCGCGCGCTTGCGAGCCGGCCGGAGCGGGCGGCCCCGACGTCGCGGAGCGGCGAGGTCGTCGCCCTTCTCAAGGCCGGGGGTGGAGTCGGCGCCACCTCGCTGGGCGTCCAGGCCCTGACCGTGCTCAGCGCGGGCGGGCTGAAGGTCTGCTACGCCGACCTCGACCTTCAGTGGGGCGCCGCGGCCCTCTACCTCGACCTGCCGGACGCCCTGAACGTCGCCGATTGCCTCGCCGCCGGCGACTCGCTCGGCGAGACCGCCTTCATCGAGCGCCTGGCGACGCACCGCTGCGGCGCCCGCGTCCTGGCGGCGCCGAACGAGGTGGCGCCCCTCGAGATGCTCGACCCGCGCCGTGCCGAGGCCATCGTCACGGCCTTGCGCCACCAGATGGACCTGGTGCTGATCGACCTGCCCGCCGACTGGACCGCGTGGACCGATCACCTGCTGCACATGGCCGACCGCGTGGTGCTGGTCACCCGGCTGACGGTCGGCAACGTCCAGCTGACCAAGCGCCAGCTGCGGATGCTGAGCAACCAGCACCTGGACGGCACGCCGCTGACGCTGGTGTGCAATGCGGTCACCTCCGAGCAGCAGCAGGCGCTGCCGATCAAGGCCGCCGAGCGGGCGCTCGGCCGCGCCTTCGACCTGGTGATCCCGGACGAGGGGCGCGCGATGCGCGAGGCGCTCAATCAGGGCGTCGAACTCAGCGCCACTCCGCGCGGGGGCAAGCTCTTGAAGTCGGTGAACAGCCTGGCCGGGGCGATGCGTCCCGCAGCCACCGCCGGCGTGGCGACGAGGTGA
- a CDS encoding Flp family type IVb pilin, giving the protein MSKFMTFVRDESGAAAAEYALILAIIGVGIVTALGGLQTAISGAIDTASTAISG; this is encoded by the coding sequence ATGTCGAAGTTCATGACCTTCGTTCGGGACGAGTCCGGCGCGGCGGCTGCCGAGTACGCCCTCATCCTGGCCATTATCGGCGTCGGCATCGTGACCGCGCTCGGCGGACTGCAGACCGCGATCAGCGGCGCGATCGATACCGCCAGCACGGCCATTTCCGGCTGA
- a CDS encoding CpaF family protein, whose amino-acid sequence MLWKSTEQTGTAEPRFGTVISTGQAEDFIALKVKIHQRLVEILNLSALDKTPRETLRAEIRGAVASLLDEEKRLLSPAQTDQLVEDVLDELLGLGPLEPLLKDDTVNDILINTHTTVYVERNGRLQLTDTAFQDTRHLVRIINKIVSAVGRRIDESQPMVDARLADGSRVNAIIPPLAVDGPLVSIRKFAAMPIHMGRLVELGSLDEDMAKLLAAVVAGRRNVVISGGTGAGKTTLLNALSAYIPDEERIITIEDSAELQLQQSHVGRLETRPPNIEGKGEIPQRELVRNALRMRPDRIVVGEVRGGEAFDMLQAMNSGHEGSMTTVHANTPRDAISRLEQMIGMAGLELSPRAVRQQIASAIHIVIQAERMEDGARRVVSISEIVGMEGDIITMQEIYQFKRLGRTEGGQVRGVYQATGLRPRFAPVLAARGIDLPASLFANQAFG is encoded by the coding sequence ATGCTGTGGAAATCGACTGAACAGACAGGAACCGCCGAGCCCCGCTTCGGGACCGTGATCTCGACCGGGCAGGCGGAGGATTTCATCGCCCTGAAGGTCAAGATCCACCAGCGGCTCGTGGAGATCCTCAACCTCTCGGCGCTCGACAAGACCCCGCGCGAGACGCTCCGCGCCGAGATCCGCGGGGCCGTCGCGTCCCTCCTCGACGAGGAGAAGCGGCTGTTGTCGCCGGCCCAGACCGATCAGCTCGTCGAGGATGTGCTCGATGAACTCCTGGGACTCGGGCCGCTGGAGCCCCTCCTCAAGGACGACACGGTCAACGACATCCTGATCAACACCCACACCACCGTGTACGTCGAGCGCAACGGCCGACTGCAGCTCACTGACACCGCCTTCCAGGACACGCGCCACCTGGTGCGCATCATCAACAAGATCGTCTCGGCCGTCGGGCGGCGGATCGACGAATCCCAGCCCATGGTCGACGCGCGCCTAGCCGACGGCTCGCGCGTCAACGCCATCATCCCGCCGCTGGCGGTGGACGGCCCGCTGGTCTCGATCCGCAAGTTCGCCGCCATGCCCATCCACATGGGCCGACTGGTGGAGCTCGGCTCCCTCGACGAGGACATGGCCAAGCTGCTGGCGGCGGTGGTCGCCGGCCGGCGCAACGTGGTGATCTCCGGCGGTACCGGCGCGGGCAAGACGACGCTGCTCAACGCCCTCTCGGCCTACATCCCCGACGAAGAGCGGATCATCACGATCGAAGACTCCGCGGAGCTGCAGCTTCAGCAGAGCCACGTGGGGCGGCTGGAGACCCGGCCGCCGAACATCGAGGGCAAGGGCGAGATCCCGCAGCGCGAGCTGGTGCGCAACGCCCTGCGGATGCGGCCCGACCGCATCGTCGTCGGCGAGGTCCGTGGCGGCGAGGCCTTCGACATGCTGCAGGCGATGAACTCCGGTCACGAAGGCTCGATGACGACCGTCCACGCCAACACCCCCCGCGACGCCATCTCGCGTCTCGAACAGATGATCGGCATGGCCGGGCTCGAGCTCTCGCCCCGCGCCGTTCGCCAGCAGATCGCCTCGGCCATCCACATCGTCATCCAGGCCGAGCGGATGGAAGACGGCGCCCGCCGTGTGGTCTCGATCTCCGAGATCGTCGGCATGGAAGGCGACATCATCACCATGCAGGAGATCTACCAGTTCAAACGCCTCGGCCGCACCGAGGGCGGCCAGGTGCGCGGCGTCTACCAGGCGACAGGGCTGCGGCCCCGGTTCGCGCCGGTCCTGGCCGCGCGCGGCATCGACCTGCCCGCCTCCCTGTTCGCCAACCAGGCCTTCGGGTGA
- the cpaB gene encoding Flp pilus assembly protein CpaB yields MASFAVAIFLGLIALLLVRNFLVSHAAAEAGPTQSTVPVVVAAAPIARGATLNASMLKVVRYPRESVPQGAFSTPAALAPGGAGASRSALRDIGLDEPVVASKVSVPGVHATLASALQPGMRAVSVKSSDVSGVGGFVLPGDRVDVLVTRQTGTGMSASSIVQVLADNVLVLGVDQSSDANKPVVAKAVTLQVSPEEAQAISLAQAVGSVTLALRETSDGLPLSRRTMTVADLAPGDHHARPARPRVRIAHAARPAGNDVRVTRGLEVATYTTFD; encoded by the coding sequence ATGGCGTCCTTCGCCGTCGCGATCTTCCTGGGCCTGATCGCCCTCCTCCTGGTGAGGAACTTCCTCGTCTCGCACGCCGCCGCCGAGGCGGGCCCGACCCAGTCCACGGTTCCCGTGGTCGTGGCCGCGGCCCCGATCGCCCGCGGCGCGACCCTCAACGCCAGCATGCTCAAGGTCGTGCGCTATCCGCGCGAGAGCGTGCCCCAAGGCGCCTTCTCGACGCCTGCCGCGCTCGCTCCGGGCGGCGCCGGCGCCTCGCGCAGCGCCCTGCGCGACATCGGCCTCGACGAGCCCGTCGTGGCCTCCAAGGTTTCGGTCCCCGGCGTGCACGCCACGCTCGCCAGCGCCTTGCAGCCCGGCATGCGCGCCGTGAGCGTCAAGTCCAGCGACGTCTCGGGCGTCGGCGGCTTCGTCCTGCCCGGCGATCGCGTCGACGTGCTCGTCACGCGCCAGACCGGCACGGGCATGAGCGCGAGCTCGATCGTCCAGGTTCTGGCCGACAACGTGCTGGTGCTCGGCGTCGACCAGTCCAGCGACGCGAACAAGCCGGTGGTCGCCAAGGCCGTCACCCTGCAGGTCAGCCCCGAAGAGGCGCAGGCGATCTCGCTCGCCCAGGCGGTCGGCTCGGTGACGCTGGCGCTGCGCGAAACGAGCGATGGCCTCCCCCTTTCCCGTCGCACCATGACCGTGGCCGACCTGGCGCCCGGCGATCACCACGCCCGTCCGGCGCGGCCGCGGGTCCGGATCGCGCACGCCGCTCGGCCCGCCGGCAACGACGTCCGCGTCACCCGCGGCCTCGAGGTCGCGACCTACACCACCTTCGATTGA
- a CDS encoding A24 family peptidase produces the protein MTPIDPPAVLIGSLLTAVLAWAAITDIRDRRIPNRAVLAVLLLFVAWAAVGRAALGSSLAAGAIALVAGFLLVQFALMGAGDAKLFAALALFAGMTGLPGLAFATAMAGGVLAVATLASRPTRTLTVLQMRGAGDLGRGIPYGVAIAAGACVMLWGGLLGISPHV, from the coding sequence ATGACGCCCATTGATCCACCCGCGGTTCTGATCGGCAGCCTGCTGACGGCTGTGCTCGCCTGGGCGGCGATCACCGACATCCGCGACCGCCGGATCCCCAATCGCGCGGTGTTGGCGGTGCTGTTGCTGTTCGTGGCGTGGGCCGCCGTGGGGCGGGCCGCGCTCGGCTCGTCGTTGGCGGCCGGCGCCATCGCCCTGGTCGCAGGTTTCCTGCTGGTGCAATTCGCCCTGATGGGGGCTGGCGACGCCAAGCTGTTCGCGGCGCTGGCGCTGTTCGCCGGGATGACCGGCCTCCCCGGCCTCGCCTTCGCCACGGCGATGGCGGGCGGCGTCCTCGCGGTGGCGACGCTCGCATCGCGGCCGACGCGGACGCTGACCGTGCTGCAGATGCGCGGCGCCGGCGATCTTGGACGGGGGATTCCCTACGGTGTCGCCATCGCGGCGGGCGCCTGCGTCATGTTGTGGGGAGGCTTGCTGGGGATTTCGCCGCACGTGTGA
- a CDS encoding TadE/TadG family type IV pilus assembly protein — MNRLRRSLVRFACSTKGASLVEFALVFPVFIVLTLATINLGMLLYGVNDLHYAAQRTARCIAVGGGSGTAVTNCLDQAPTLYFGPSMGASFTHSTAGCGNTVTGSGAFTVITGLVNPSVSISASGCYPLQ, encoded by the coding sequence ATGAACCGGTTGCGTCGCTCCCTCGTCCGCTTCGCATGCTCCACCAAGGGCGCCAGCCTCGTGGAGTTCGCCCTGGTGTTTCCGGTGTTCATCGTCCTGACGCTCGCGACGATCAATCTCGGCATGCTGCTGTATGGCGTGAACGATCTGCATTACGCGGCGCAGCGGACGGCCCGCTGCATCGCGGTCGGCGGCGGAAGCGGAACCGCGGTGACCAACTGCCTGGACCAGGCGCCGACCCTCTACTTCGGCCCCAGCATGGGCGCGAGCTTCACCCACAGCACCGCAGGCTGCGGCAACACGGTGACCGGCTCCGGCGCGTTCACAGTGATCACCGGGCTGGTCAATCCGTCCGTTTCGATATCGGCCTCGGGCTGCTATCCGCTGCAGTAG
- a CDS encoding type II secretion system F family protein — METWYDILLELAIFSAVTFLSYATLRELRRQTVLRQRLGAADAPRAATSLLRHSGVSGSFLRWVQSATSINKPEERERLAAELSKAGFDHPSAPVWYVVARYGLALALPLLLILTRQLIGRPASGLPAFTLPLALCMIGLLLPRTFVRQRISSRRSTLEQQFPDALDLMVICMDAGLSLEAAILRINREMRRSHPEIAKEFARVSEELAAGRSRADTLRAMSERLDIPAIRGFVSLLVQSQTLGASVAQGLKTYANEMRGARAMRAEEKAMRVPVLISIPLVICFLPVIVEALLLPSAIDMIRRVAPALKGIHP; from the coding sequence ATGGAGACCTGGTACGACATACTCCTCGAACTCGCGATCTTCAGCGCCGTCACCTTCCTGTCCTACGCGACCTTGCGCGAGCTGCGCCGCCAGACGGTCCTTCGCCAGCGGCTGGGAGCGGCCGATGCGCCGCGCGCCGCCACCTCGCTCCTTCGCCACAGCGGCGTTTCCGGCAGCTTCCTGCGCTGGGTCCAATCGGCGACCTCGATCAACAAGCCCGAGGAGCGCGAGCGCCTGGCCGCCGAGCTCAGCAAGGCCGGCTTCGACCACCCGTCCGCCCCGGTCTGGTACGTGGTCGCCCGTTACGGGCTGGCGCTCGCCCTGCCGCTGCTGCTGATCCTCACGCGGCAATTGATCGGGCGGCCGGCCAGCGGCCTTCCCGCCTTCACCCTCCCCCTGGCCCTCTGCATGATCGGCCTCCTGCTGCCGCGGACCTTCGTTCGCCAACGGATCAGCAGCCGGCGCTCGACGCTGGAGCAGCAGTTCCCCGACGCGCTGGACCTGATGGTCATCTGCATGGACGCCGGCCTGAGCCTCGAGGCGGCAATCCTGCGCATCAACCGCGAGATGCGGCGCTCCCATCCGGAGATCGCCAAGGAGTTCGCGCGCGTGTCCGAGGAGCTCGCCGCCGGCCGCAGCCGCGCCGACACCCTGCGGGCGATGTCCGAGCGCCTGGATATCCCGGCGATCCGCGGCTTCGTCTCCCTGCTGGTGCAGAGCCAGACCCTCGGGGCCAGCGTCGCCCAGGGGCTGAAGACCTACGCCAACGAGATGCGCGGCGCCCGCGCCATGCGCGCCGAGGAGAAGGCGATGCGCGTGCCGGTGCTGATCAGCATTCCGCTGGTCATCTGCTTCCTGCCCGTCATCGTCGAAGCCCTGCTGCTGCCCTCCGCGATCGACATGATCCGCCGCGTGGCTCCGGCCCTGAAGGGGATCCACCCATGA
- a CDS encoding type II and III secretion system protein family protein has protein sequence MSSGLVVLGALIAATPPSGARAQTVDGSAVSAAQAPVSELIVPAGKSRVLQIPETYTDVMVADPKIADVLPLNAHSVYVVGKTAGSTALSLYGPGKRLISATNVVVSADVDGLKARLADLLPRERDISVRPANQSLVLSGVVSSPAALSQALALAETYAPTKVVNMLGVEGTQQVMLSVRFVEMQRSVAKNLRLNVNRSLSGGNPQVSVFTGDTLVRNGGALIDSFGSVSLLFNHNLEILLDALEDKGVVRTLAEPNLMAMSGDTANFLAGGEFPIPVAQNNAAGSTPTITIEFKQFGVGLAFTPTILRDGMINISVDPEVSSIDPTVSVDLGLIKVPGIKVRRAHTTVELREGESFTIAGLLKDDYRSEIRQYPFIGDVPVLGALFRSNGFTHDQTELVIVVTPHLVTARRAVAALPSDRFTPPSDLERFLFGWQEGVGRNLKPEDRALLSADPSKGGVDGPHGHVLY, from the coding sequence ATGAGTAGCGGGCTCGTTGTGCTCGGCGCCCTCATCGCAGCCACTCCGCCGTCGGGCGCTCGCGCCCAGACGGTCGACGGCTCCGCGGTGTCGGCCGCTCAGGCGCCGGTTTCGGAACTGATCGTGCCGGCGGGCAAGTCCCGCGTCCTGCAGATCCCCGAGACCTACACCGACGTGATGGTCGCCGACCCGAAGATCGCCGACGTGCTGCCGCTCAATGCGCACTCGGTCTATGTGGTGGGCAAGACGGCCGGCTCGACGGCGCTCAGCCTCTACGGCCCCGGCAAACGCCTGATCTCGGCCACGAACGTGGTCGTCTCGGCCGACGTCGACGGCCTGAAGGCGCGCCTCGCCGACCTGCTGCCGCGCGAGCGGGACATCAGCGTGCGGCCGGCCAACCAGTCGCTGGTGCTGTCCGGCGTGGTCAGCAGCCCCGCCGCCCTCAGCCAGGCGCTCGCCCTCGCCGAGACCTACGCGCCCACCAAAGTCGTCAACATGCTGGGGGTCGAAGGCACCCAGCAGGTGATGCTCTCCGTGCGCTTCGTCGAGATGCAGCGCAGCGTCGCCAAGAACCTGCGCCTGAACGTCAACCGGTCGCTGTCCGGCGGCAACCCGCAGGTCTCGGTGTTCACCGGCGACACCCTGGTGCGCAACGGCGGCGCGCTGATCGACAGCTTCGGGTCGGTGTCCCTGCTGTTCAACCACAACCTCGAGATCCTCCTCGATGCGCTGGAGGACAAGGGCGTGGTGCGCACCCTCGCCGAGCCGAACCTGATGGCCATGTCGGGCGACACCGCCAACTTCCTGGCGGGCGGCGAATTCCCGATCCCGGTGGCGCAGAACAACGCCGCCGGCTCGACGCCCACGATCACCATCGAGTTCAAGCAATTCGGCGTCGGCCTGGCCTTCACCCCGACGATCCTGCGCGACGGGATGATCAACATCTCCGTCGACCCCGAGGTGTCGAGCATTGACCCGACGGTGTCTGTGGACCTCGGCCTGATCAAGGTGCCCGGCATCAAGGTGCGGCGGGCCCACACCACCGTCGAGCTGCGCGAAGGCGAGTCCTTCACGATCGCCGGCCTGCTGAAGGACGATTACCGCAGCGAGATCCGACAGTACCCCTTCATCGGCGACGTTCCGGTGCTCGGCGCGCTGTTCCGCTCGAACGGCTTCACCCACGACCAGACCGAGCTGGTGATCGTCGTCACCCCGCACCTGGTCACCGCCCGGCGCGCCGTCGCGGCCCTGCCGAGCGACCGCTTCACCCCGCCCTCCGACCTCGAGCGCTTCCTGTTCGGCTGGCAGGAGGGCGTCGGCCGCAACCTGAAACCCGAGGACCGCGCGCTGCTGTCGGCGGATCCCAGCAAAGGAGGGGTCGATGGCCCGCACGGTCATGTCCTTTACTAG
- a CDS encoding TadE/TadG family type IV pilus assembly protein, with the protein MTDARSLRGFLFGSRGAAAAEFALIVSILVVPLLNVIDLAVYSFRKVQVELAAEAGAQAVRSYCTPLQSPVTANCPGVLGQITSAVQSTSLGASVSLQTPSPVEGYYCVDGNNNLQLVGTLGQIGSPPVKPNTFNCSAYGSSAAPGDYVQVAVTYAYTPVFSSVSVATLLPTPVVRTAWYRVG; encoded by the coding sequence ATGACCGACGCCCGCTCCCTCCGCGGCTTCCTGTTCGGCTCGCGCGGCGCGGCCGCGGCCGAGTTCGCCCTGATCGTCTCGATCCTGGTCGTGCCGCTGCTCAACGTCATCGACCTGGCGGTCTACAGCTTCCGCAAGGTCCAGGTGGAACTGGCGGCGGAAGCGGGCGCGCAGGCGGTGCGCAGCTACTGCACGCCCTTGCAGTCCCCGGTCACGGCCAATTGTCCGGGCGTCCTGGGCCAGATCACCTCCGCCGTGCAGAGCACCTCGCTCGGCGCCTCGGTGAGCCTGCAGACCCCGAGCCCCGTGGAGGGCTACTACTGCGTCGACGGCAACAACAACCTGCAGCTCGTCGGCACGCTGGGCCAGATCGGCTCGCCGCCGGTCAAGCCGAACACCTTCAACTGCTCGGCCTATGGCAGCAGCGCGGCGCCGGGCGACTATGTCCAGGTCGCGGTCACCTACGCCTACACGCCGGTGTTCTCGAGCGTGAGCGTGGCGACTCTGCTGCCGACGCCGGTGGTCCGCACCGCCTGGTATCGAGTGGGCTGA
- a CDS encoding tetratricopeptide repeat protein, whose translation MATSPLPLHGLAALVIFAATCAPMTPAHAASFWKRSAPAAAPAPEQDLEPIERALEEGRLVDAGQLIDQQALAGGATPRLKLMVGELGLARGEYAAAIDAFRSAAGEADLGAKARQGQALALAHMGRVDEALPLLKKVVAEQPSAWRAWSALGAMYDRSSAWADAEAAYQHAIEAAPGAAAPYNNRGYSYLLQGRLDAAASDFVAALQRKPDLAEARANLRLTLALRGDYDRATDGVGAADRAALLNNAGLAAGARGDFGKAEALLQQAMATKGEFYPRASENLTLVRELQSRVKVATHDAH comes from the coding sequence ATGGCGACGTCCCCCCTTCCCTTGCACGGGCTCGCGGCCCTCGTGATCTTCGCTGCGACCTGCGCGCCGATGACCCCGGCGCACGCCGCCTCGTTCTGGAAGCGCAGTGCGCCCGCCGCGGCGCCGGCGCCGGAGCAGGACCTGGAGCCGATCGAGCGCGCCCTCGAGGAGGGGCGTCTCGTGGACGCCGGGCAGTTGATCGACCAGCAGGCGCTCGCCGGCGGGGCGACGCCGCGGCTGAAGCTGATGGTCGGGGAGCTGGGTCTGGCTCGCGGCGAATACGCCGCCGCCATCGACGCCTTCCGGTCGGCCGCCGGCGAGGCGGACCTCGGCGCCAAGGCTCGCCAGGGCCAGGCGCTGGCCCTGGCGCACATGGGCCGCGTCGACGAGGCCCTGCCGCTCCTGAAGAAGGTCGTGGCCGAGCAGCCGAGCGCCTGGCGCGCGTGGAGCGCCCTCGGGGCCATGTACGATCGCTCCAGCGCCTGGGCCGACGCCGAGGCCGCCTACCAGCACGCCATCGAGGCGGCGCCCGGCGCGGCCGCGCCCTACAACAACCGGGGCTATTCCTATCTCCTGCAGGGGCGTCTGGACGCGGCCGCGTCCGACTTCGTGGCGGCCCTGCAACGCAAGCCCGACCTCGCCGAGGCGCGGGCCAACCTGCGCCTGACGCTGGCCCTGCGCGGGGACTACGACCGGGCCACCGACGGCGTGGGCGCCGCCGATCGGGCCGCCCTGCTGAACAACGCCGGTCTGGCCGCAGGCGCGCGCGGCGACTTCGGCAAGGCCGAGGCCCTGCTGCAGCAGGCCATGGCCACGAAGGGCGAATTCTATCCGCGCGCGTCGGAGAACCTGACGCTCGTGCGCGAGCTGCAGAGCCGCGTGAAGGTCGCAACGCATGACGCCCATTGA
- a CDS encoding tetratricopeptide repeat protein has product MSSVEIAMRAGLGLAVASVAAAGCATAPHAKWASMKPVQVGASSATETDGYYADAVAAIDRRDYGRALDLLQLAGRERRDVRVLNAFAVVYDKLGRFDLSARYYEQALALEPASPLVRANLAYSQELQGHWSAPLQVAGTASKTAAPGPQPSPAASAPVAVPSPVAVATSAAWSPMTAQVAALPAPDPGSTPRPLRADRSELPASLIRVGTLVAPPPAPPAPEPAANAAPRQPPQPPSAAPPPVRIASGVGLIDAAGLGAPAQRVRRHLSALKWSAGPVVTRVGPAVARTVIRYPEARARLARALARSLPGPVTLSACLGRCDTLLIVLGADARLWRTSTSAPPSTLRRG; this is encoded by the coding sequence ATGAGCAGCGTCGAGATCGCCATGCGGGCCGGACTGGGCCTCGCCGTTGCGAGCGTCGCCGCCGCCGGCTGCGCCACCGCACCCCACGCCAAGTGGGCGTCCATGAAGCCGGTGCAGGTCGGCGCGTCCTCGGCCACGGAGACCGACGGCTACTATGCTGACGCCGTGGCCGCGATCGACAGGCGCGACTATGGCCGCGCCCTCGACCTGCTGCAGCTGGCCGGCCGGGAACGCCGCGACGTGCGGGTGCTGAACGCCTTCGCCGTCGTCTACGACAAGCTCGGACGCTTCGACCTGAGCGCCCGCTACTATGAGCAGGCCCTCGCCCTGGAGCCCGCCTCGCCCCTGGTGCGGGCCAACCTCGCCTATTCGCAGGAGCTCCAGGGCCATTGGAGCGCGCCGCTCCAGGTGGCCGGGACGGCCTCGAAGACCGCAGCGCCGGGGCCGCAACCGTCGCCCGCGGCGTCGGCCCCGGTCGCCGTCCCGTCCCCGGTCGCGGTCGCCACGTCGGCGGCGTGGTCGCCGATGACGGCCCAGGTCGCGGCGCTTCCCGCGCCGGACCCCGGGTCCACGCCGAGGCCGCTGCGCGCCGATCGCTCCGAGCTGCCGGCGTCGTTGATCCGCGTCGGAACCCTGGTCGCGCCGCCCCCCGCTCCCCCCGCCCCCGAGCCGGCGGCGAATGCAGCGCCGCGTCAGCCGCCGCAGCCCCCCTCGGCCGCGCCTCCCCCGGTCCGCATCGCCTCCGGCGTCGGGCTGATCGACGCGGCCGGGCTCGGCGCTCCGGCTCAGCGCGTTCGCCGCCACCTGAGTGCGCTGAAATGGAGCGCCGGGCCGGTGGTCACCCGCGTCGGCCCCGCCGTCGCGCGCACGGTCATCCGCTATCCGGAAGCCCGCGCGCGCCTGGCCCGCGCCCTGGCTCGCAGTCTTCCGGGGCCGGTGACGCTGAGCGCCTGCCTGGGCCGCTGCGACACGCTTCTGATCGTGCTCGGCGCCGACGCCCGCCTCTGGCGGACATCGACGAGCGCTCCTCCTTCCACCCTGCGGCGAGGCTGA
- a CDS encoding type II secretion system F family protein, with product MTQFLLPAALLFAFLSVVLLVQTSAGLLFVRRDQAARLNRRLTMLGAGFSRREIYQRFTRPGAGSGWAPALLRVLELDFSRTLRRAGVTTPTSQLVAGALAAIAGLWLLSLSFWINTGGLGVAVNAVISLLACVAITGLAGWLWLRRLQRIRLKKIEVQLPIALDVMTRALRAGHPVISAIQLAAEEMGDPLGSEFGIVVDETTYGSDLQEALANFAERSGSPDIYFLAVSIAVQTETGGNLAEILEGLAGVIRSRTSLTQKVRALSSEGRASALFLTVLPALVIGAQLAIHPHVYTEKFSDPIFWPAVGFTAALYFVGWLVIRRIINFKY from the coding sequence ATGACCCAGTTCCTCCTGCCCGCGGCGCTGCTGTTCGCGTTCCTGAGCGTCGTCCTCCTCGTCCAGACCAGCGCCGGCCTGCTGTTCGTGCGGCGGGACCAGGCCGCCCGGCTCAATCGGCGACTGACCATGCTGGGCGCCGGCTTCTCGCGTCGGGAGATCTACCAGCGCTTCACTCGCCCGGGCGCCGGCTCCGGCTGGGCCCCTGCCCTGCTCCGCGTGCTCGAGCTGGACTTCAGCCGCACCCTGCGGCGCGCGGGCGTGACCACGCCGACCAGCCAGCTGGTGGCGGGCGCGCTGGCGGCCATCGCCGGGCTGTGGCTGCTCAGCCTCTCGTTCTGGATCAACACCGGCGGTCTCGGCGTGGCGGTCAACGCCGTGATCTCGCTGCTGGCCTGCGTGGCGATCACGGGGCTGGCGGGCTGGCTCTGGCTGCGTCGGCTGCAGCGCATCCGGCTGAAGAAGATCGAGGTGCAGCTGCCGATCGCCCTGGACGTGATGACCCGCGCGCTACGCGCCGGCCACCCGGTCATCTCGGCCATCCAGCTGGCGGCCGAAGAGATGGGCGACCCGCTCGGCTCGGAGTTCGGCATCGTGGTGGACGAGACCACCTACGGCTCGGACCTTCAGGAAGCGCTGGCCAACTTCGCCGAGCGTTCCGGCTCGCCCGACATCTACTTCCTGGCCGTGAGCATCGCCGTGCAGACCGAGACCGGCGGCAACCTGGCCGAGATCCTGGAAGGCCTGGCGGGCGTGATCCGCAGCCGCACCAGCCTCACCCAGAAGGTGCGCGCGCTGTCCAGCGAAGGCCGCGCCTCGGCCCTGTTCCTGACGGTGCTTCCGGCGCTGGTGATCGGCGCCCAGCTGGCGATCCACCCGCACGTCTACACCGAGAAGTTCAGCGACCCGATCTTCTGGCCCGCGGTGGGCTTCACCGCCGCTCTCTATTTCGTCGGATGGCTCGTGATCCGGCGGATCATCAACTTCAAATACTAG